A genomic segment from Drosophila miranda strain MSH22 chromosome 3, D.miranda_PacBio2.1, whole genome shotgun sequence encodes:
- the LOC117188431 gene encoding senecionine N-oxygenase gives MSLCVIGAGTAGLCCARHSQLHGFQITVFELSDRIGGTWVYNEATKVKNGIDVHSSMYENLRTNLPKEVMGFPDFEIPENNVSYVRSDEICDFLNQYADHFKLKQYIKFNSYVIRVLQKNKKWQVLVKDLLTNQIEFQYFDKIMVANGHYHTPNYIRIPNMNRFQGDYLHSHDYRTSGIFKGKTVLVIGAGPSGMDLSNIISRSAARVSLSHHLSDIENTKFYDNVHQKPDVRELDERGAFFVDGSYEEFDTIFFCTGYKYAFPFLTANSGIYVEENYVQGLYKHCINIRNPTMALIGLPFYVCAAQMMDIQARFILSYYNGSNQLPSREEMLKDTQTRMSKLWEDGYRKRHAHMLGPKQIHYFTDLAETAGVKNIKPVMTKLHNESSKCFNDNLLHFREDNFAILDDETFVKLN, from the exons ATGAGCTTATGTGTAATTGGTGCTGGTACTGCGGGACTTTGCTGTGCCCGCCACTCTCAATTGCATGGATTTCAAATAACCGTTTTTGAACTTTCTGACCGAATCGGTGGAACATGGGTGTACAATGAGGCAACAAAGGTCAAAAATGGTATTGATGTTCATTCTTCTATGTATGAGAATTTGCG AACCAATTTGCCAAAAGAAGTTATGGGGTTTCCGGACTTTGAAATACCCGAAAACAACGTTTCTTATGTAAGATCAGATGAAATTTGTGATTTTTTAAATCAGTATGCGGATCACTTTAAGTTGAAACAGTATATCAAATTTAATAGCTATGTTATTCGAGTTCTccagaaaaataaaaagtggCAA GTTCTTGTCAAAGATCTGCTTACTAACCAAATAGAATTCCAATATTTCGATAAGATCATGGTAGCAAACGGTCATTACCATACTCCAAACTATATTCGTATTCCGAACATGAATCGTTTTCAGGGCGACTATTTGCATAGTCACGACTACAGAACAAGTGGTATCTTCAAAG GTAAAACTGTACTAGTTATTGGCGCTGGCCCAAGTGGTATGGATCTATCCAATATAATATCGAGATCTGCTGCGAGAGTCTCTCTAAGTCACCATTTAAGCGACATTGAAAATACGAAATTTTATGATAACGTTCATCAGAAACCGGATGTGAGAGAGCTTGACGAGAGGGGAGCATTTTTTGTGGATGGATCATACGAAGAATTTGATACCATCTTCTTTTGCACTGGGTACAAATATGCTTTCCCTTTTCTGACAGCAAATTCTGGCATATATGTTGAGGAAAACTATGTTCAAGGCCTCTATAAGCACTGTATTAATATAAGAAACCCTACAATGGCATTAATTGGGCTGCCATTCTACGTTTGTGCCGCACAAATGATGGATATCCAAGCCCGATTTATTCTGAGCTACTATAATGGCTCAAATCAATTGCCGTCCAGAGAGGAAATGCTAAAGGATACACAAACGAGGATGTCGAAGCTTTGGGAAGACGGGTACAGGAAACGCCATGCACATATGCTGGGACCTAAACAG ATTCACTATTTCACAGACTTGGCAGAAACCGCTGGAGTGAAGAATATCAAGCCTGTCATGACAAAGTTACATAATGAGAGCAGCAAATGCTTCAACGATAACTTGCTACATTTCCGTGAGGACAACTTTGCGATTCTCGATGATGAAACGTTTGTCAAATTAAATTAG
- the LOC117188316 gene encoding uncharacterized protein LOC117188316 — protein sequence MGLAACICTKILQLISTVAALIVKRLSDKHSERVYVSNQKQSREWRLLNSISGTKEGDDFSTLTFLGFTFISSVLLLTRIIQRNSNYDTCEIILLCFGCLFFTIEGLLILFTVEQLPEQILTYAYSLGALSFLCAALFAVDLLLFKNLLKSKNAAAQTDYQLKESSTVTMKVFNVSNADKSNCCNSSNLPKFNVRNEQSVLRTDL from the exons ATGGGACTAGCGGCTTGTATATGTACAAAAATTCTGCAGCTT ATTTCTACAGTGGCAGCTTTAATTGTGAAACGATTGTCCGACAAACATTCCGAGAGAGTTTATGTCAGCAACCAAAAGCAATCAAGGGAATGGAGGCTTCTAAACAGCATTTCAGGGACAAAGGAAGGCGACGATTTCAGTACGCTAACCTTCCTTGGTTTCACATTCATTTCGTCGGTGTTGCTTCTTACAAG GATAATTCAACGAAATTCGAATTATGATACTTGTGAAATTATTCTTTTATGTTTTGGATGTCTGTTCTTCACCATAGAGG GATTGCTCATACTTTTTACTGTGGAACAGTTGCCTGAGCAGATTTTAACGTATGCCTATTCGCTTGGAGCGCTTTCCTTTTTGTGTGCCGCCTTGTTCGCTGTGGATCTGTTGTTGTTCAAAAACTTGCTTAAGTCTAAGAACGCTGCTGCCCAAACGGATTATCAATTAAAAGAATCTTCCACTGTAACAATGAAAGTGTTTAACGTTTCCAATGCAGACAAATCCAATTGTTGCAACAGTTCTAATCTTCCTAAGTTCAATGTGAGAAATGAACAAAGTGTTTTACGAACCGATCTATAA